In one window of Mytilus trossulus isolate FHL-02 chromosome 7, PNRI_Mtr1.1.1.hap1, whole genome shotgun sequence DNA:
- the LOC134725677 gene encoding L-threonine ammonia-lyase-like, with product MTSVVGHVQLSDIQEAKQYMKGKLQPTPLVQLWEHKNIFLKLENLHPIGSFKLRGALNAIRKIPIEKLSLGICTASAGNFAQGLAWNAKNMDLTCNVLVPSHAPLTKVSAVEKLGGIITKVQFDKWWEAIETHSYEGMQGTFVHPVCEPDVVAGNGTIGLEIVDCIPDISNIIVPYGGGGLICGIAIAAKAHNPNIKVYACEVETACPLKASLQAGKPVEFPYQASFVDGMGGKSVLPQMWPLVKSLVTDSIVVSLQEVADAVKLLSERNNIRAEGAGAATVAAAMKGVVGDGKTACIISGGNIDTDKYIQCLQGNVPS from the exons ATGACATCTGTTGTTGGACATGTCCAATTATCTGATATACAGGAGGCCAAGCAGTACATGAAAGGGAAGTTACAACCAACACCTTTAGTCCAATTATGGGAACATAAAAAT atctttttaaaattggaaAACTTGCATCCTATCGGTTCCTTCAAACTACGAGGTGCTTTAAATGCTATTAGAAAGATACCAATAGAAAAATTGTCACTGGGAATATGTACTGCTAGTGCTGGTAACTTTGCTCAAGGTTTGGCTTGGAATGCAAAGAACATGGATTTAACGTGCAATGTGTTGGTACCAAGTCATGCTCCATTGACCAAAGTATCAGCTGTGGAGAAGCTGGGAGGAATTATAACCAAAGTGCAATTTGATAAATGGTGGGAGGCAATCGAGACACATAGTTATGAAGGAATGCAGGGAACATTTGTCCATCCTGTCTGTGAACCAGATGTCGTAGCAG GTAATGGGACAATAGGTTTAGAGATAGTGGATTGTATACCTGATATCAGTAACATTATAGTTCCCTATGGAGGTGGGGGCCTGATTTGTGGCATAGCTATAGCTGCTAAAGCACACAATCCAAATATCAAAGTATATGCATGTGAAGTGGAGACAGCTTGTCCATTGAAAGCATCATTACAAGCTGGGAAACCAGTCGAATTCCCTTATCAGGCCAGTTTTGTAGATGGAATGGGAGGGAAATCTGTCCTTCCTCAAATGTGGCCTCTGGTTAAAAGTCTAGTGACAGACTCGATTGTTGTTAGTCTACAGGAAGTGGCTGATGCAGTAAAGCTTTTGAGTGAGAGAAACAATATAAGGGCAGAGGGAGCAGGCGCTGCTACCGTAGCTGCAGCGATGAAAGGTGTTGTAGGAGATGGAAAAACAGCATGTATAATATCAGGTGGAaatatagatacagataaataTATACAGTGTTTACAGGGCAATGTTCCATCTTAA